The window TTGGACGCGAGAATAGTCGCAGCGTCGCCAAAGTGCGAGCGCGCATTTTCCCGTGCGCCGTGCCACGCGATGGAATATCGCGGTCGTTTGAAATGTTGTTTGAATGGGGCCGCATTCTCGCTGTCATCGCCCGACTTGATCGGGCGATCCAGTACTCCGTGACGTCGGTGATTCATGGAGAAGCCGCGCGTACTGGATGCCCCGGTCAAGCCGGGGCATGACAGCGGTCGTTGCGGCTGGCTCAGTTCGCCATCCGATGCATCGCGCAGATCTTGTTGCCGTCGAGGTCGCGCAAATACGCAATATAGAGGTTGACGCCCGGGCCCTGGCGAATGCCGGGAGGATCTTCGCAGGGAACGCCGCCGGCGGCGATGCCGGCCGTATGCCATGCATTGACCTGCTCCGGCGAGTTGGCGGCAAAGCCGATGGTGCCGCCGTTCGCAGGCGTTGCCGCTTCGCCGTTGATCGGCTTTGTCACCGAGAACACGCCGGTCTTGGTGATGTAGAAGATGCGGTGGCCGTCAACGCGCGCCGGCCGCACCTCGAGCGTGGACAGCAAATTGTCGTAGAAGGCCTTGGCCTTGTCGAGGTCGTTGGTGCCGATCATGACGTGTGAAAACATGTGCCCGTTCCCCTCATTATGAAAATCAAAACGCCGTATAACCGCCGTCG of the Bradyrhizobium sp. WSM1417 genome contains:
- a CDS encoding VOC family protein, which produces MFSHVMIGTNDLDKAKAFYDNLLSTLEVRPARVDGHRIFYITKTGVFSVTKPINGEAATPANGGTIGFAANSPEQVNAWHTAGIAAGGVPCEDPPGIRQGPGVNLYIAYLRDLDGNKICAMHRMAN